TGCTGCATGGCATGGCGGGCATCCACGACGGTGACGATGGCATCGAGCAAGTAGTTGCTGCCCACTTCCTCGTCGATGAAGAAGGTCTGCGCCACCGGACCCGGATTGGCCAGGCCGGTCGTTTCGATGACGACGCGGTCGAACGCGATCTCGCCGGCCGCGCGCTTCTTCGCCAGGTCGGACAGGCCGATGATCAGGTCGCCGCGCACGGTGCAGCAGATGCAGCCGTTGTTCATCTCGACGATCTGCTCGCGGCTTTCCTGCACGAGGATTTCGTTGTCGATGTTTTCCTGGCCGAATTCGTTCTCGATGACGGCGATGCGCATGCCGTGCTGCTCGCGCAAGATGCGATTGAGCAACGTGGTTTTGCCGGCGCCCAGGAAGCCGGTGAGAATGGTGGTCGGGATCAATGACATGGCAAATACCGGTAACAGAATCGGACGATTATGCCGGAATTTCAATATTGCTGTCCAACCCCGATTTTGATCCGGATCGGGGGGCGCGGCAATCTACCTGGCGCGCGGATGGGCCTTGTCGTACACCTGCGCCAGGTGCTGGAAATCGAGCGCCGTGTACACCTGGGTGGACGTGATGCTGGCATGGCCCAGCATTTCCTGCACGGCGCGCAGGTCGCCGGACGACTGCAGCACGTGCGACGCGAACGAGTGGCGCAGCATGTGCGGATTCACGTGCATGGGTGCACCCGTCGCCAGCGCATGGGCTTTCAGCCGCGTCTGCACGACGCGCGGCGATATGCGGGTGCCCCGTTCGGACAGGAACAGCGCGGCGCTGCCGTCGGCGGGTGCCGGGCGCACCTGCAGCCACGCCGCGATGGCGGCCAGGGCCGCGCCGCCGACCGGCACGCTCCGCATCTTGCTGCCCTTCCCGGTAACGATCACTTCGCCGTTGTCGCGCTCCAGCCAGCCGGCCGACGCGGGTGCGCTGCCGTCGCCCTTGCGATAGTGCGCATCCAGGCTGCACAGTTCGGAGACGCGCAGGCCGCTGGAATACAGCAGCTCGAACATGGCCGTGTTGCACAGCTCGGCAGGCGTGGGGGCGGCGGCGGCCTTGCGGGCCGGCGTGGCGACCAGTTGCACGGCATCGTCGACGGACAAGGCCTTGGGCAGGGACTTCGCGCGTTTCGGCGCACGCACGCCCTCGACGGGATTGGCAGGCAGGTCGACGTGCTCGGCCAGCCATTCGAAGAAACCGCGCCAGGCCGACAGCTTGCGGGCGATGGTGCGGCCGTCCTGCCCGGCAGCATGGAGTCTGGCAGCGCAGCGGCGGATATCGGCACTGCCGATGGCGGCCCAGTCGCGGCCGTCGGTCAGGCGCGCCAGTTCGGCAAGGTCGCGGCCGTAGGCGGCCAAGGTATGGGGCGACAGCTTGCGCTGCGTGGCCAGGTGGACGAGCCAGGCGGCCGTCCGGCTGCCGGCCGCGTCCGTCATGTCAGGCCAGCAGCGGGGCCAGCGCGACGCTGGCCGTTTCGCCGATGTGCACGAGGAAATCGGTGGCCATCAGCGACGTGAAGCGTTCCGCGTCGGGCGAGCCCATGATCAGCAGGCCGAAGGCAGAACCCTTGGTGCCGGGAGCGCGCAGCGCCACGATTACGGCCGACTTGATGGACGCTGGGTCGTCCAGCCAGCGCACGGCCTCGAAATCGTTGTTGCTGCCGCAGTAGGGCGCCTGCAGGCCGTTGGCGAACAGGCGGGCATCCTCGGACACGCCGGCGGCAAACCACTCGTCCTGGTATTGCGGCGCGACGTTGAACAGGCGCAGCGTGGCGGCCGGCACGTTGAAACTCGTCTTCAAGCCTTCAGTGACGGCGCGGGGCATGCCGGCGACGTCGTGCTCGCGCAGCAGCGACTGGTTCCAGCTGTGGAAACGGTTGGCGATGGCCTGGTTTTCCTGGGCGTTGCGGTTCAGTTCCGCCAGGCGCAGCTCCAGCGTCTTGTACTTCTCACGCATCACTTCCATCTGCCGTTCCTGCAGCGACACGGCGCGGCCCGTCAGCGGGCTGGACAGGCGAACGTCCCCCAGCAGGTTGGCGTGCTCTTCGAAGAAATGGGGATGGTCCGCCAGGTAGCGGGCGACGGCGGTGGAGTCCAGGGTAGCGGTCATTGTTGTCACATCGGATAAAGCCAGGCCACATTTTACCCGAGAGGCAACAAAAAAGACGCCCGCAGGCGTCTTTTTCGGCACGGCGGGACATCAGAAGTTGTGGTGGATGCCCAGTGCGTAGTGATTCTGCTCCACGTCGTTGCGCGCGGCCGGCGTGAACGGCGTCTTCTTCTGCGACAGGTCGACGTACAGGTAGGTGCGCGGCGACAGGCTGTGTTCGTAGCCGACGGAGGCCTGCTTCGTCTTCAGCACGCCATCGGGCGTCTTCTGGCCGTAGCCGATCAGCCACTTGCCCGGCCCGACCGTGTAGTTGGCGCCCACGATCCACGCATCCGTGTCCGGATTGATCAGCATCGTGTGGCTCTGGTCCTGCTTCTGGTAGGACGCCATCAGCTTCAGCGCGGTGGTCGGCTTGTACGACGCGGCAACGGAGTACAGCTTGGTCTCCACGCCGTTGCGCTCGTGCGCCAGCATCGCCGCGAACGGGCCGTTGGTGTAGGTCGCGCTGATCGAATACGGGTTGGCCGACGCTTCCGAGTTGGCCGGATACTGTGGCGCCGCCGCCGTGCCACGGCCCACGATGACCGGATTGCCGTTGGCCTCCTTGGTCGCGACCGTCACGTTCAGCTGGAAACCGTTCATCACGGGCGTGTTGTAGAACAGCGCATTGGAGAAGCGGTTCGCCGAGTTGCCGGCCGGGCCCAGCGGGTCGCTGGTATAGCCCGTCACCTGCAGGTTGGTCTGGTAGCCGGCCACGGCCGGGATGCCGGACCAGGGTTCGAAGGCGATGATGGATTCCTGGAATGCCGACAGGCCGCGGCCCAGGCGCACGGTACCGAAGGAACCCTGCAGGCCGACGCGGCTCTGGCCCTGGAACAGCGGGCGGCTGACGTTCTCCAGCGTGCCGGTGTCGGGTTCGTAGCGGATCTCCAGCTGGAACAGCGCCTTCAGGCCATTGCCCAGGTCCTCGACGCCGCGAAAGCCCAGTTTATTGTTGTCGCGCTTGCCGATCAGCGTCGCGTCGTTGGCCGTATGCGTCGTGCGGGAGATGCCGGCGTCCAGCGTACCGTAAATGGTCACCGACGATTGGGCAAAGGCGCTGCCGAATGCACCCGTCAGGGCAAGGGCCACCAGGGATTTCTTCATTTGATTGTCCTTATTAAATTATCGGTACAAATCCGAAAGCTCAGGAGTGCGTCTCAAACACTCGACTGACTGAAACATTAGTACATTGGTCGGTCAATCTCGCTGGATTGGTCGATTATGAGCATGGGTAATGGTGGAAAGAAAAGTAAACCTGACAGGTTGTTGTATTTTTGGAACGGTAGTTTTACGGTCCAAAGACGCAAGCAACGGTGCTCATCTCCTTTCATTGGTAAGGTAGGCATATCGCTAGCGTAGTCGCACTGCGGTCCCTGCCGGCTTGTGCCCGCGCAACGGCGCCCCAGGCTGGCGCCGGGATGTCGGCGCCGTGCAACATCGGCCGGCGAGATGCCGCCGTGTGCCGGGGCGCACGGCGTTACCAACGATAACAACAGAGACACTGGCCCGGATCGACGGGCAAAGCTCGATATCGACGCAACGCTTATGGCCAATCGTGAGGAACTGGCATTGATTCGTGGGGCACGGTCGGGAGACGCCGCGTGCCAACTGGCATTGGGCCGGATCTATTTGCGCGGGAGCGCCAGCTTGCCGCTGAGCCTGCCGACGGCGCTGCACTGGCTGTCCCGCGCCGCGCGGCAAGGCAGCGCCGATGCCTGCCTGCTGATCGGCGGCGCGATTCCCTATGCGGAAGCGGCACGGTATCGCGACAGCGTACTGCCGGCCTACGCCCGGGCCACTGCGGCGGGCCTGCCGCAGGCCGTACGCGTGTTTGCCCGGATGTTGCTGCAGCCGCCTGCCGTGGCCGATCCGGTCCAGCGCGCGCAGGCTTGCCGTGCGCTGGAACCGCTGGCGGCGCGCGGCGATGCCGAGGCGGCCGCCTTGTGCGTGCAGCTGCGCCACATCCCTGCGCCCGCCAAGGCCCACCCTATCCCGGAGCCGACGCCGAAGCAACCAGCGTCCGTCACCGGGCGGGACCAGGAGCCCTTGGCGCGGGCGGGCGCCGCAGGGGATAGCGGTGCCCAACTGGCGCTGGGGCTGCAACTGGCGGGGATGGACCGGTCCGGCAACCGGCTGGCCGGCGTAACGGTGCAGTTCAAGCGTGCCATCCGCTGGCTGACGCGGGCGGGCGAGCAGGGCCAGGCCGATGCCTGGTTCGCGCTGGCGCGCATCTACGGCAACGGCGGCTGCTCGCAGCGCAGCGCGGCCGAGGCGCAGGCCTGCCTGGAGCGGGCGGCCCATCTGGGCCATGCGCAGGCGCAACTGGAATGCGGCTTGCAGGCCTGGCGCCAGCGCCGCGACGACGCGCAGCACGACGTGCGTGCACTTGACTGGCTGCAGCGGGCAGCGGCGCAGGGCTGCGCCGAAGCGCACGCGGCGCTGTCGCGCATTGCACCACAGCCGGCCGGAGCGGCGTGGGCGGCCCAACTGGCGCCGCGCCTGACACGGGAGCAATTGGCCAGCCAGCCGCTGCTCGCGGCGCGGGTGGCACTGGCGGCCCAGTTCCACTTGAGCCGCGCGGAAGCGCTATTGCTGGACGTGCAGGCGGCCGACCGGGGCCATTGCCTGGTCGTCGATATCCGCGCCGTCTATGGGCGCAGCCGGCGCCGGCTGGTGCCGATCCGCACGGCGCGGCAGCGCCAGGCGCTGGACCGGGCGGTGCGCGTGTTCGAGCGCTTCGACACCCGGATGGAGGGCAACTACCGCCAGCGCCTGTACCGCCTCAAGACGTGGCTGGCACGCGGCGAGGGAGCGCTGCTGGCGGCCTGATCCGCCTGAGTTACAGCTCGATTTCGCCTTCGAACACCGTGACGGCCGGGCCCGTCAGGTAGACGGGCTGGCCTTCGCCGGCCCATGCGATGGAGAGCTGGCCGCCGCGCGCGTCCACCCGCACCGGAGAATCCAGCAGCCCGCGGCGGATGCCGGCCACGGCGGCCGCGCAGGCGCCCGTGCCGCAGGCCAGCGTTTCGCCGGCGCCGCGCTCGAACACGCGCAGGCGGATGTGCTGGCGATCGACGACCTGCATGAAGCCCGCGTTGACGCGCTTCGGGAAGTGCGGGTGCAGTTCGATCAGCGGACCGGTCAGCTCGACGGGCGCCGTGTCGATATCGGCCACCACCTGGACCGCATGGGGATTGCCCATCGACAGGACCGACACCAGCACGGTTTCCTTTTCGCCGGCCAGTTCCAGCACCAGCGGCCACAAGGTGTCCTGCCCCTGCGGCTGGCCCTGCAGGCCTTCCGTGTCGAACGGCACCAGGGCCGGCTCCAGCACGGGCGCGCCCATGTCCACCGTGACGCTGCCGTCATCCTCCAGGCGCGGCGCGATGACGCCGGCCATCGTCTCGACGGCGATGCTGCGGCGGTCCGTCAGGCCCTTCTCGGCGACGAACTTGGCAAAGGCGCGGGCGCCGTTGCCGCATTGCTCCACTTCGCCGCCATCGCTGTTGAAGATACGGTAGCGGAAATCGCAGCCGGGCTGCGTGGACGGTTCCACGACCAGCATCTGGTCGGCACCGATGCCGAAACGGCGGTCGGCCAGCGCCTGCCACTGGGCGGGCGAGAAGTCGATCCGCTGGTTGATGGCGTCGATGACAACGAAATCGTTGCCCGCGCCATGCATCTTGGTGAATTTCAGTTTCATCGTTTATTCGAGTAGAAAGACGGTTCGCCGTTCGGCCGGGTCTTGAAGCGTTTATGGGTCCAGAAATACTCGGCCGGCGCCTCGCGCACGCGCTCCTCGATGAACTCATTCATCCGGCGCGTCGCCGCCACCATGTCGGGCCCGGGGTAATTGTCCCACACGGGATAGAACTTGACGCGCCAGCCCCGGTAGCCCGGCAGGAATGTGGCGATCACGGGCATCACCTGGGCGCCCGTCGTCGCGGCGATGCGGGCAGTGGCCGTCAACGTGGCTGCCTCGATGCCGAAGAATGGCACGAATTCCGCGTCCTTCTCGCCGAAGTCCATGTCCGGCAGCATGAAATACGGCAGGCGGTCGCGCAGCGCGCGCAGAATCGGCTTGATGCCGTCCTGGCGGGTAAACAGCTTGACGGGCTTGAAGCGGGCGCGGCCGGCACGCAGCACGGCATCGAACGCGGCATTCTTCTGTTGCACGTACATCGACGAGGCCGAGGCCTCCATGGCGATGGACGCGCCCGCCACGTCCAGGCACACGAAGTGCGGGCACAGCAGGATGGTCGGCTTTTCCGTCATCGCGGCAACGGGAATCTGCCCCGGCGGCATGCCCGCGCTCGTTTCGATGACGATCAGGCGGCGCAGCCGCGCCTCCGATGCCCACCACAGGATCGCCCGTTCTAACACGCTGCGCGAGTAGGCCTGGAAGTGTTGGCGCGCCAGGCGGCGGTGCTCGGCCTCGGACAGTTCCGGCAGGCACAGCCGCAGGTTCGTCAGCGCGATCTCGCGGCGCGGTCCCATGATCACGAACAGCAGGCTGCCGACCAGGTCGCCGAACCGGCCCAGCACGGGCAATGGCAGCCAGTGCAGCAACCACATGAATCCCAGCAGCAACTTCATGCGGCCTCCTGCGTGACAGTCGGACCGGCCACGCCCTTCGGCACCTTGTAGCGGTTATAGCTCCAGTAATACTGGGCAGGGCAGCCTGCGATCAGCTGCTCCATGGCCGCGTTGATGGCGCGCGCCTGCTGGGCATTGTCGCCGTCCAGCGAACCCGTGAAGGGGACGAAATGCAGCAGGAACCCCTTGCCGCGCGGCAGGCGTTCCGCGTAGGTCAGCAGGATCGGCGCATCGCCGCCCAGCTTGGCCATCTTGGCCGGCAACGTCATCGTGTAGGCGGGGCGGCCGAAGAAGTCCGCCCACACACCTTCGCCCTCCTGCGGCACCTGGTCGGGCAGGATGCCGACGGGCTTGCCCTGCTTGAGGAACTTGGCCAGCATGCGCACGCCGGACAGGTTGGCAGGCGCCAGCCGCAGGTTGCCGCGCGCGCGGGCCCCTTCCACCAGCGGCTTCATCGCGGCCTGTTTCGGCGGGCGGTACATGACCATCAGTTCGGTGTCGTGGGACACCCGTTGCGCGGTGATCTCGAAGCAGCCCAGGTGCGGCGTCAGGAACACGATGCCGCGGCCCGCCGCCAGGGTTTCCTCGACGATGCTGTAATCCTTGACGAACACGCGGCGGGCAATACGCTCGTCCGATGCGCACCAGATAAAAGGCAATTCGGCAATGGCTTTGCCGGCTTCCGCTACGGCTTGCGGCAAGGATGCGGCAAAACCGGCCTGCGTAATATTGTCGCGCATGCGGCGGCGATAGGACGGCGATAGCCAATATACTAGCCAGCCCAGCATGCTGCCGAGACAATGGAGTAGGGGCAGGGGAAAGATTGAAAAGAACCGGAATATTCGTAACAGCATGCGAGCGTATCCAGGAACAACACTTTTTGCGTTGCTCCACACAAAAATTTTGAAGAAGCGTAAAATACCACGTAGTAGGAACCGCTGAGTTAACAGACAACTTGCGACGCGGTATAAAAATTTCGCTAAAGCGTCGCAAGCCGTCTCTGGTTGTTGCGACAAAGCTTAACCACCAATCAGACTCAGGAGCTTGCAATGTCTTCCAACGATTACCTCTTCACTTCCGAATCCGTCTCGGAAGGCCATCCCGACAAAGTCGCGGACCAGATCTCCGATGCGATCCTCGACGCGATCCTGGCCCAGGATCCGAAAGCGCGCGTCGCTGCCGAAACCCTGTGCAATACCGGCCTTGTCGTGCTGGCCGGTGAAATCACCACGCACGCCAACGTGGATTATATTCAAGTGGCGCGCGAGACCATCAAGCGCATCGGTTACGACAACACGGAATACGGCATCGACTACAAGGGCTGCGCCGTGCTGGTCGCCTACGACAAGCAGTCGCCCGACATCGCCCAGGGCGTGGACGAAGGCGCCGGCCTGGACCTGGACCAGGGCGCCGGCGACCAGGGCCTGATGTTCGGCTACGCTTGCGACGAAACCCCGGAACTGATGCCTGCGGCAATCTATTACTCGCACCGCCTGGTCGAGCGCCAGTCGCAACTGCGCAAGGACGGCCGCCTGCCATGGCTGCGTCCGGACGCGAAGTCGCAGGTCACGCTGCGCTACGTCAACGGCCGCCCGGTGGCCGTGGATACCGTCGTGCTGTCGACCCAGCATGCCCCGGAAATGCTGCACAAGCAGATCGAGGAAGCCGTCATCGAGGAAATCATCCGTCCCGTGCTGCCGAAGGAATGGCTGTCGAACACCAAGTTCCTGGTCAACCCGACCGGCCGCTTCGTCATCGGCGGTCCGCAGGGCGACTGCGGCCTGACGGGCCGCAAGATCATCGTCGACACGTACGGCGGGGCCGCACCGCACGGCGGCGGCGCGTTCTCCGGCAAGGACCCGTCCAAGGTCGACCGTTCGGCAGCCTACGCGGCCCGCTACGTCGCCAAGAACGTCGTCGCGGCCGGCCTGGCGCGCCAGTGCCAGGTGCAAGTGTCGTACGCGATCGGCGTGGCCCGTCCGATCAATATCACCGTCTATACGGAAGGCACCGGCGTTATCTCGGACGAGAAGATCGCCGAGCTGGTGCATGAGCACTTCGACCTGCGTCCGAAAGGCATCGTGCAGATGCTGGACCTGCTGCGCCCGATCTACCAGAAGACGGCCGCATACGGCCACTTCGGTCGCGAAGAGCCGGAATTCAGCTGGGAACGCACGGACAAGGCCGCCGCGCTGCGCGCCGCCGCCGGCCTGTCGTAAGTACAGCCCGTGCAGCCAACAAAACCCGGGACAGACCCGGGTTTTGAGGCAACACCACAGAAAAACCGGACCGCGTTCCGGTTTTTTTGCGTTAGAATGCCCCTTCTCCGAGGAGCGTTGCGACGGACCCACTGCGGTCTGCCAGGCTCGGACACTTCTGCAACCGCGCTCACGTCAACTTTTTTCTAAACGAAAGGAGGCGTGATGAACGCCGCACTCAAAGACACCCAGGACTACATCATTGCCGACATCGGCCTGGCCGCATGGGGCGAAAAAGAAATCAAGATCGCCGAAACGGAAATGCCTGGCCTGATGGCCATCCGTGAGGAATTCGCCGCTGCCCAGCCGCTGAAGGGCGCCCGCATCACCGGTTCGCTGCACATGACGATCCAGACCGCCGTGCTGATCCGCACGCTGGAAGCGCTGGGCGCCAAGGTCCGTTGGGCCTCTTGCAATATCTACTCGACGCAGGACCACGCCGCCGCCGCCATCGCGGCCGTCGGCACGCCCGTGTTCGCCGTCAAGGGCGAGACGCTGGACGAGTACTGGGAATACACGCACCGCATCTTCGAATGGCCGGGCGAAGGCGTCTACTCGAACATGATCCTGGACGACGGCGGCGACGCCACGCTGCTGCTGCACCTGGGCGCGCGCGCCGAGCAGGACATCTCCCTGCTGGACAACCCGGGCTCGGAAGAGGAAATCTGCCTGTTCAACGCCATCAAGGCCCGCCTGAAGACGGACCCGACGTGGTACTCCAAGCGCCTGCCGGAAATCCTGGGCGTGACGGAAGAAACGACGACGGGCGTGCACCGCCTGTACCAGATGCACAAGGATGGCAAGCTGGCCTTCCCGGCCATCAACGTCAACGACTCCGTGACGAAGTCGAAGTTCGACAACCTGTACGGCTGCCGTGAATCGCTGGTCGACGGCATCAAGCGCGCCACCGACGTCATGATCGCCGGCAAGATCGCCGTCATCGCCGGTTATGGCGACGTGGGCAAGGGCTCGGCCCAGGCGATGCGCGCGCTGTCCGCCCAGGTGTGGGTCACCGAAATCGATCCGATCTGCGCGCTGCAGGCCGCGATGGAAGGCTACCGCGTCGTGACGATGGAGTACGCCGCCGAACACGGCGACATCTTCGTCACCTGCACCGGCAACTACCACATCCTCACCGAACAGCACATGCTGAAGATGAAGGACCAGGCCATCGTCTGCAACATCGGCCACTTCGACAACGAGATCGACGTCGCGTCGCTGAAGAAATATCAGTGGGAAAACATCAAGCCGCAGGTCGACCACGTCATCTTCCCCGATGGCAAGCGCATCATCCTGCTGGCCGAAGGCCGCCTGGTCAACCTGGGCTGCGGCACGGGTCACCCGTCGTACGTGATGAGCTCGTCGTTCGCCAACCAGACGATCGCCCAGATCGAGCTGTTCGCCAACACGGACAAGTACCCGGTCGGCGTCTACACGCTGCCGAAGCACCTGGACGAGAAGGTGGCACGCCTGCAGCTGAAGAAGCTGAACGCGCAGTTGACGACGCTGACGGAAGAGCAGGCCGCGTACATCAACGTGAAGGTCGAAGGTCCGTACAAGCCGGAGCACTATCGCTACTGATCGGCGAACAAGCCGGCGCAAGCCGGCTTTTTTTACACTTGCAAATTCTTCTCGCTTCCTGAAAGGCTTTTGTTCATGCGTCTGGTTCTGACCTGGTTCATCAATGCCGCGGCCCTGTTCGCAGTGCCTTACCTGATGCATTCCGTCGACGTCACGAGCGTCGGCGCAGCCCTGATTGCGGCGCTTGTCCTGGGCCTGGTGAACACGCTGATCCGCCCGCTGCTCCTGCTGCTGACTTTGCCCGTGACCGTGCTGTCGCTGGGCCTGTTCATCTTCCTCGTCAACGGTTTCCTGTTCTGGCTCGTGGCGCAATTCGTCAGCGGCTTCCATGTGACGGGATTCTGGGGCGCGGTCGGCGGCGCGTTGCTGTACAGCGTGATCTCCTGGGCCCTTTCCACATTGCTGTTGAAAGACGCCGATGACTGACCATAATTTTAGTATCGAGTTCTTCCCGCCCAAGACGGCGGAAGGGGCCGAAAAACTGCGCGCCACGCGCGCCAAGCTGTCCGAACTGCACCCGAAATATTTCTCCGTGACGTTCGGTGCCGGCGGCACCACCCAGCAGGGTACCCTGGACACCGTGCTGGAAATCCTGGCCGCGGGCGAAGATGCGGCGCCGCACCTGTCCTGCGTGGGCGGCACGCGTGAATCCATCCGTGCCATCCTCGACCAATACAAATCGCACGGCATCCGCCGCCTGGTCGCCCTGCGCGGCGACCTGCCGAGCGGCTACGGCGCGGCCGGCGAATTCCGCTATGCGAGCGAGCTGGTGGAATTCATCCGCGCCGAGACGGGCGACTGGTTCCGCATCGAAGTGGCCGCCTACCCGGAAGTCCATCCGCAGGCGAAGTCGCCGCAGGCCGACCTGGACGCGTTCGTGCGCAAGGTCAACGCCGGCGCCGATGCCGCCATCACGCAGTATTTCTACAACGCGGATGCGTATTTCCAGTTTGTCGAGCAGGCGCACAAGGCCGGTGTCACCGTGCCCATCGTGGCCGGCATCATGCCGATCACCAACACGACGCAGCTGATGCGCTTCTCCGACATGTGCGGCGCGGAAATCCCGCGCTGGGTGCGGCTGAAGCTGTCCAGCTTTGGCGACGACACCGCATCGATCAAGGCGTTCGGGTTGGATGTCGTGACGGCGCTGTGCGAGCGGCTGCTGGCCGGTGGTGCGCCGGGCCTGCATTTCTACAGCATGAACCAGGTGGCGCCGACGATGGCGCTGTGGCAGCGGCTGGTGAAGTAAGCTGCTTGACGACGGCGCGCCACAGCCAGGTGCCGAACCCAAGGCAACTGCCGGGGTCGGACCCGCCGGGTCCGACCCCGGCTTTCGGTCTCGGGTTGCATCGCGCACCGCGACGCTGAGGCCTAGCTCGCCTCTGTGATGATGCGGTCCAGCGGCACGTCGTGTGCATCCTGCCCGAACTCGGCCGCCAGGCACGAGTAGGCGATGCCGATGGTGGCGGGGCGTGGCAGCCGTTCCAGCGTGCGGTCGTAGAAGCCGCCGCCGTAGCCCAGCCGGTAGCCTTGCCCATTGAAGCCCAGGCATGGCACCAGCAGCGCGGGCGGGACCGGTTCCAGGCGCCGGTGGGCGGGCACCGCGATGCCCATTGCATCCTTGACCAGCGTCTCGCCGATCTCCCAGCCGGCGAAGGCCAGCGGCGCATCGCGTTGCAGCACGACCGGCAACAGCAGGCGTACCCCGAGGCGTGCCAGTTCAGCATACGCAGGATGCAGATCCGGCTCGTCGCGCAACGGCCAGTACACACCCAGCGCGTCCACCCGTGTGGTTTGCCACCACGCCACGATATGCCGGCAGATGTCGGCATCCCAGGCCGCCCGCGTCGGGGCGTCGAGATTGCGGCGCGCCGCCAGCAATTGGCGCCGCAGCCCACTCTTGAAATCGGCGGTTGTCTGTGCGGTCGAGGGTGGTAGCGCGGCTGGCATGCGTGGTATTCTTGGATCGTTGGTCATATCGTTGGTTACTGGGTGCAGCGAGCGCTGCCCGAACATTGAGAGTCGTAGATTGATTTCCCCGTCGAAATG
This is a stretch of genomic DNA from Pseudoduganella chitinolytica. It encodes these proteins:
- a CDS encoding DUF484 family protein, which encodes MTATLDSTAVARYLADHPHFFEEHANLLGDVRLSSPLTGRAVSLQERQMEVMREKYKTLELRLAELNRNAQENQAIANRFHSWNQSLLREHDVAGMPRAVTEGLKTSFNVPAATLRLFNVAPQYQDEWFAAGVSEDARLFANGLQAPYCGSNNDFEAVRWLDDPASIKSAVIVALRAPGTKGSAFGLLIMGSPDAERFTSLMATDFLVHIGETASVALAPLLA
- the ahcY gene encoding adenosylhomocysteinase, which encodes MNAALKDTQDYIIADIGLAAWGEKEIKIAETEMPGLMAIREEFAAAQPLKGARITGSLHMTIQTAVLIRTLEALGAKVRWASCNIYSTQDHAAAAIAAVGTPVFAVKGETLDEYWEYTHRIFEWPGEGVYSNMILDDGGDATLLLHLGARAEQDISLLDNPGSEEEICLFNAIKARLKTDPTWYSKRLPEILGVTEETTTGVHRLYQMHKDGKLAFPAINVNDSVTKSKFDNLYGCRESLVDGIKRATDVMIAGKIAVIAGYGDVGKGSAQAMRALSAQVWVTEIDPICALQAAMEGYRVVTMEYAAEHGDIFVTCTGNYHILTEQHMLKMKDQAIVCNIGHFDNEIDVASLKKYQWENIKPQVDHVIFPDGKRIILLAEGRLVNLGCGTGHPSYVMSSSFANQTIAQIELFANTDKYPVGVYTLPKHLDEKVARLQLKKLNAQLTTLTEEQAAYINVKVEGPYKPEHYRY
- the metK gene encoding methionine adenosyltransferase, which produces MSSNDYLFTSESVSEGHPDKVADQISDAILDAILAQDPKARVAAETLCNTGLVVLAGEITTHANVDYIQVARETIKRIGYDNTEYGIDYKGCAVLVAYDKQSPDIAQGVDEGAGLDLDQGAGDQGLMFGYACDETPELMPAAIYYSHRLVERQSQLRKDGRLPWLRPDAKSQVTLRYVNGRPVAVDTVVLSTQHAPEMLHKQIEEAVIEEIIRPVLPKEWLSNTKFLVNPTGRFVIGGPQGDCGLTGRKIIVDTYGGAAPHGGGAFSGKDPSKVDRSAAYAARYVAKNVVAAGLARQCQVQVSYAIGVARPINITVYTEGTGVISDEKIAELVHEHFDLRPKGIVQMLDLLRPIYQKTAAYGHFGREEPEFSWERTDKAAALRAAAGLS
- a CDS encoding phage holin family protein, whose translation is MRLVLTWFINAAALFAVPYLMHSVDVTSVGAALIAALVLGLVNTLIRPLLLLLTLPVTVLSLGLFIFLVNGFLFWLVAQFVSGFHVTGFWGAVGGALLYSVISWALSTLLLKDADD
- the dapF gene encoding diaminopimelate epimerase, which codes for MKLKFTKMHGAGNDFVVIDAINQRIDFSPAQWQALADRRFGIGADQMLVVEPSTQPGCDFRYRIFNSDGGEVEQCGNGARAFAKFVAEKGLTDRRSIAVETMAGVIAPRLEDDGSVTVDMGAPVLEPALVPFDTEGLQGQPQGQDTLWPLVLELAGEKETVLVSVLSMGNPHAVQVVADIDTAPVELTGPLIELHPHFPKRVNAGFMQVVDRQHIRLRVFERGAGETLACGTGACAAAVAGIRRGLLDSPVRVDARGGQLSIAWAGEGQPVYLTGPAVTVFEGEIEL
- a CDS encoding tyrosine recombinase XerC; protein product: MTDAAGSRTAAWLVHLATQRKLSPHTLAAYGRDLAELARLTDGRDWAAIGSADIRRCAARLHAAGQDGRTIARKLSAWRGFFEWLAEHVDLPANPVEGVRAPKRAKSLPKALSVDDAVQLVATPARKAAAAPTPAELCNTAMFELLYSSGLRVSELCSLDAHYRKGDGSAPASAGWLERDNGEVIVTGKGSKMRSVPVGGAALAAIAAWLQVRPAPADGSAALFLSERGTRISPRVVQTRLKAHALATGAPMHVNPHMLRHSFASHVLQSSGDLRAVQEMLGHASITSTQVYTALDFQHLAQVYDKAHPRAR
- a CDS encoding porin, with the translated sequence MKKSLVALALTGAFGSAFAQSSVTIYGTLDAGISRTTHTANDATLIGKRDNNKLGFRGVEDLGNGLKALFQLEIRYEPDTGTLENVSRPLFQGQSRVGLQGSFGTVRLGRGLSAFQESIIAFEPWSGIPAVAGYQTNLQVTGYTSDPLGPAGNSANRFSNALFYNTPVMNGFQLNVTVATKEANGNPVIVGRGTAAAPQYPANSEASANPYSISATYTNGPFAAMLAHERNGVETKLYSVAASYKPTTALKLMASYQKQDQSHTMLINPDTDAWIVGANYTVGPGKWLIGYGQKTPDGVLKTKQASVGYEHSLSPRTYLYVDLSQKKTPFTPAARNDVEQNHYALGIHHNF
- a CDS encoding LpxL/LpxP family acyltransferase; its protein translation is MKLLLGFMWLLHWLPLPVLGRFGDLVGSLLFVIMGPRREIALTNLRLCLPELSEAEHRRLARQHFQAYSRSVLERAILWWASEARLRRLIVIETSAGMPPGQIPVAAMTEKPTILLCPHFVCLDVAGASIAMEASASSMYVQQKNAAFDAVLRAGRARFKPVKLFTRQDGIKPILRALRDRLPYFMLPDMDFGEKDAEFVPFFGIEAATLTATARIAATTGAQVMPVIATFLPGYRGWRVKFYPVWDNYPGPDMVAATRRMNEFIEERVREAPAEYFWTHKRFKTRPNGEPSFYSNKR
- a CDS encoding lysophospholipid acyltransferase family protein, translating into MLLRIFRFFSIFPLPLLHCLGSMLGWLVYWLSPSYRRRMRDNITQAGFAASLPQAVAEAGKAIAELPFIWCASDERIARRVFVKDYSIVEETLAAGRGIVFLTPHLGCFEITAQRVSHDTELMVMYRPPKQAAMKPLVEGARARGNLRLAPANLSGVRMLAKFLKQGKPVGILPDQVPQEGEGVWADFFGRPAYTMTLPAKMAKLGGDAPILLTYAERLPRGKGFLLHFVPFTGSLDGDNAQQARAINAAMEQLIAGCPAQYYWSYNRYKVPKGVAGPTVTQEAA